A window of Chitinophaga sp. MM2321 contains these coding sequences:
- a CDS encoding response regulator transcription factor: MTNVILVDDPPIVVEGFKSLFSNHPDLSLTAHFNSGDELLDALPETATDIILLKINLPDSSGIHLCKEINQRFKHIRIIALSIYNDRPVIMAMLQNGVSGYVVKHASPEEIIASIYSVLEGKLYLCSRSQHALSTIGQHDLDKIPQITRREKEVLDLAGKGFTSQEIAVQLSISPYTVESHRKNLMEKFSVNNITAVIKLASEYTLL; encoded by the coding sequence ATGACCAATGTAATTCTTGTCGATGACCCCCCCATTGTTGTAGAAGGTTTTAAAAGCCTCTTCTCAAATCACCCGGACCTCTCACTCACTGCCCATTTCAACTCGGGAGATGAACTACTGGACGCTCTGCCGGAAACAGCAACAGATATCATCCTGCTGAAGATCAATTTACCGGATAGCAGCGGCATACACCTCTGTAAAGAAATTAATCAGCGGTTCAAACATATCAGGATCATAGCACTGAGTATTTATAATGACCGGCCTGTAATTATGGCCATGTTACAAAACGGAGTCAGCGGTTATGTCGTCAAGCATGCATCCCCGGAAGAGATCATCGCTTCCATTTATTCTGTACTGGAAGGCAAACTGTATTTATGTAGCAGATCACAACATGCGTTGAGCACTATCGGCCAGCATGATCTGGATAAAATACCACAGATAACCCGGCGAGAAAAGGAAGTACTGGACCTGGCAGGGAAAGGATTCACCTCACAGGAAATAGCAGTACAACTGAGTATCAGCCCTTATACGGTGGAAAGTCATCGTAAAAATCTGATGGAAAAATTTTCTGTCAATAATATTACCGCTGTTATAAAACTTGCGAGCGAATACACTTTGCTCTGA